GGTGTAAGAGACCACCAGTGCCCAGGGTGACCTGGGCAGCTAGGTAAACCCCACCCGGAGCAAGGTCAAGAGGGGCCGCCGTAAAAAGCGGCCCTGCGCGGACGTTCGAGGGCTGCCCGCCCGAGTCCGCGGGTAGACCGCACGAGGCCGGCGGCAACGCCGGCCCTAGATGGATGGCCGTCTCCCCGGCCGCCGCGAGGCGGCCGGGCGACAGAACCCGGCGTACAGCCCGACTCGTCTGCCGCCACCTGCGGTTTTGCCTTGGAAAGGGCCTCTGACCTGCGTCGGAGGTCCTTTCCGATCTTTCGGGGCCTTGCCGTATTACGCAGCGGAAAGTCCCTCGGAAGTCCCTCAGACAGAGCTGAAAAGTCCCCAGGAATGATCTTGTTTTGGGATGGTTGAGCAGGTCTGATGCAGAGCGGGGATGGTCGTGCTCGGCCTGCATGTCCATCATCGCCCCTCAGCCGGAACGGTTGCCGGAGATGAAGCTGAGCGTGTGAAGACTCTTCCCAAATCCACCTGTAGGCGAGGTTGGTGGCCGGGCTGCTGGTTGTCCCGGGGAGGTCGGCTCTCCTGGTTCGAGGCTGGGCCCATGGGGCGGAGGCAGGGTACAGGCTTGTGTCCCATTGGCGACCAGAAGCTGGAACTTGGACCGCGCCGCCTCGACGGCCCGAGCCTGAGTCACGATCTCCAAGGCATCGCACATGTCCCCCCGACCGCAACGGCTCCGAGGCCGCTACGACGGACACGATTCGCTGGTAAACCGTCATCACATCCCGCAGCGAGCCGCGCGCCCTGGCTGCAGGACCGCCCGACGCCGCCGCATCCTCACCGGCAACCTCCCCACTCGGCTGCTCGGCCACTGTCGGCGCGCGCTTACCAGCCTCGAAAGCTTGTTGTGGGCCACACCCGGCCGGCCATGCTCCGTGCCCTCGCTCGCAACTCGTCCACCTGCGCCAGCGGCGCCGCCTCCCGGCGCTCCAACTTCGGTTCGGAGTCTTGGCCCTGCTGCCGTTGGTTCAAATGAAAGAATCGGCCCGGCTGCCATGCGCAACAAGATTTACGCGCTCGCTGGTTGAAGGGTTCGCGACGAGGGCCGCAGACGAGGACACACCTGATCATGAGTAGTGAAGCGATCCGCGATGCACTCGCGGCGGTCGGCTACGAGTTCGTGCAACTCGAGCCCCCCATCCCTGGCGGGAGAGACAGATGGCGTCCCGACGTCGTGGCGTGGGCTGCTGACTCCAACGGTGCCCTGACGCCTTGGGTGGCTATCGAAGTAGTGAAGTCGCGCGCGCCTGTCCGCCCCGAAGCCGGTCTCCGGGCATTGGCCCGTGCCCGAGACATGCTCGGCACCGCTGACCATTACATCGTGGTCAACGATGCCGAGTGGTACCGGGCCGACCCGGGACTACGGCGGCTAACGCAGGTGGAAGGGCCGGACGCCCCGCCCAATGGGGGAGAGGGTGAGATCGAAGACGTTGAGCTCGTTACAGCACTGCTCAGCCATGAGCTTTGGAAGGCGGCTTCACGCGCTCGCGGCAGTGGTTCGCATACCACCGACTCCAACCTCGACCTCGGTGCGGCGATCGACCTCACGGGCTTCCAAACGTTTACAAGCTCACGGGTGCGGGTTGGCCCGGAGACGCTCTGGCAGGCACGACGTCGGGCCGTTGTTGACTTCGAGCGTCGCCACAAGGAGGCAGGGGAGTTCACCAGCCACAAGGGCGTCTCCAAGGCGGTTGCCCATCTGGCAGGATCTAGGCTAACGCGCGATCTGCTCGATCCGTTCTGCGGCGCGGGCTCATTCCTCTGGGAGGCCATCGATTACGCGCAGGACCACGTGACCGGGCTTAACAGGGTCCTCGGCTATGACGTCCACCAGCGGATGGCGGACGTAGCCCGTTCGATCGGAAGCGTTTCGCCGGTCCCGGTGGAGATCATTACGGGCGATGTCTTCAAGACTGATGTGCCGCCTTCGACCTGCTTGGTGTCGGCACCCCCGTCCTCGCTCAGACTGCAGAAACACTACGAGCTGCTCGACGGGTCAACCACGCGGGACGGTGACCTGGCCGTCCTCGACCGCGTCGTGCGTCTATTGGGTGAGGGCAGCCGGGCGGTACTGCACTTGCCGGCTGGTGTGACCTATCGCAGCAACGGCGAGCCTTACCGACGCTTTCTGGCGTCGCGTTTTCGCGTAGCTGCAATCCTCGGCCTTCCTCCGGGGGCCGTGGCAGGTACGGCGATCCGATCGATCCTGATTGTCATCGAGAAGGCCGAGCCGGGTGACACCTTCATCGCGCAATTGGGGGAGGACTGGGAGTCGCAGCTCGCACCTGGCGGCGCGGCGCTCGAAGCGGCGCTGGTGCACGTTGACGGAGCACGGCCGTGATCACATCGGCGGTGGTATCCCTCAGGGGTGAGCGGTCCTGGGATCCCGCGAACCTCACTGCGGCTGCGCTCACGTGGGCTGGGGGGCAAAGTGCGACGCTCCCACTGCGTGAACTGGCGTCATCCCTACCGACAGATGGTTGGGTCGAGCGAGAGGTTCCAGTGATCACCCCGGCGAGCCTAGATCCGATCAGTGGTGGCGTACGCAGGCGCAGCCGAAGGTATCGCGGAGCGGTCTACCAGGTGCGGGAGTCCGAGCGAGGACTCCGACCAGGCGATCTGCTCGTTCCTATGAACCCCGAACTGCCGCTGCTGATCGTGCGCCCTGACCACGTTGGCTCGCTCGTGTCGTCGGCCTTCCTTGCGCTCCGTCCCCGTGACGGGCTGGGCCCCTGGATCTGGGGCGTACTGACGAGCCGAACCGGTCGTGCCTTCCGCGTGCACCTGGCGACTGGTGCCATCGGGCGGGCGACCACCAAGTCCGCGCTGCTCGATCTGATGATCCCGATCCCCCCGCTCGCCGAAGCCCACGCTGTCGAGAAACGGCTTCTGCGCATCGAGGCTGAGACCCATCGGGAAGAGGAAGAGGCCAGCGAGACCTGGTGGCGCACTGCTGACCTCACTCGGGGCGAATGGTCGATTGCTCTCGCTACGCCGAACCCCGATGCGCTGGACGTGGGCATCCCGCTTGGCGATCTGTGTAGCGAGATCACCCGAGGACGCCACGTCTCGCTTGAGGAGTATCGCGACCAACCAGGGCCCGATCTGATGCCGCTCACTGACATCGCTGTGCTTGGTGGCAAGCCGGTACGTCGGTGGGTGCTGGTTGAGCCACGGACCGTGATCGCCCAGTCGGCTGATGTCTTCGTCGCGGCAGTGGGCGCCCGCCCCCACGCTGTGTTGGCGACCGAGACGACGGTGGTCGACCGTAACGTCTTCCGCCTCCGCCTCCGAGATCAGGGCCACGGGCCAGCGATCGTGCACTACCTCAACGGCCAGACCGGCTACGGCCTTCGCCAGGTTCTCCTGACCGGTGACTTCATCCCCGGGATGCGCAAGGACAACCTGGCGCGTCTGCCCGTGCCGCCTGAAGCTCTCGACTTCACCGGCAGCACCGAACCGCTGGTGCCTTTGGACCTGCAGTTGGAGCGTGCGTTGTGGGGCTGAACTGTGAGCTCTCGCCGCTCGTCTTCGCTGTGCTCTATCGGATGCTCGCCGCGGATAGTGGCCGTTCGGAGCTGCTGGAAGACCGGCTAGCCGAGGTTGGACTCGAGCTGACCTGGTTGGAGGAAGCAGCGGAGCGGTACGACGCCGCATGGCAGGGCAACCGGCGTAGGGGGGCCGAGCTGGACGGTCTGATCGGCCTGACCAGTGACCACTCACTGTTGGCGAGCTGGATCCTCGCAGCGCTGCGGGGGAGCGGTTCCAGTCACGACTTCGGTCATGATCTGCGCGCGGCCGTGACCGAGCGAGCCGTTGCCGAGATCGCGGACCCTCCAGCAGAGTTGCCGAGCCGCTGGAAGCCTGTGGTATTCGGCTGGACCTTGGGCAAGGTGGTGGGGCGCGTCGACCACAGCCTTCCGGTAGCGCCCGCGATGCTCCCGACCGACGTCAACGTCCGCGCCGCGTACGAAGGTCTGGTTGAACACGTGCTCCACCTCGGGACGTTGCAGGAGCCGTGGCCGGAGATGATCGGTACATCCACCTTTTGGCGAGGGGCTGGGCTGGCCGAGGGCTTGCTTCCCGAAGCGCGGAACGGACAAGACGCTGTCAAACAGCTAGTTGTCGAGGTTCGACGGATCCTGCCTGAGCACATGGGAACGCTGATCGGGCGGCACTTTTCGCAGTTTGCCGAGCGGCGGAACACACTGTCGCATGTAGCCGACATGCCTGACCGGCCGCGCTTTGTCGATGTGAAAGAACTAGCCCGTGACTGGAATCAGGTCCGGCTCACGATTATGGGCATCACGCAGTTCCTCTGCTCTCAGGTCGCTCTGGAACTCAAGGAGTCGGCTTCCCGGGCGGTCCGGGAAGGAACCTGGGACGATCTTGTATGGGAACTCGTCGCCTTCGATGACTGAGCTGAGAGGTCGTGACCGGCAGGCCGATCTCGGTGACGGCGCCGCCGGCGGACGCCAGTCAGGCGGGACGTACGAGGGCGTCGAGCATCTTCTCCAGTAGGTCGTTGTTCGCGTTGAAGCTGGCCACCGATGCGGCGATGTTCTCCTCTTGGTCCATGTCCTGCCAGGAGATGGTGTATCCCGCTTCGCGGGCGAGTTGGGTGAGGAAGGCGCGCTGGGTGCGGCCGTTGCCTTCCCGGAAGGGGTGGATGGCGTTCACATCGCCGTACAGGTCGGCCAGGGCTCGGATGAACTCCAGGCGGTCCAAGCCTTGCAGGTGGTTGTTGTCGGCGAGCTTGTGGAACACGTCCTTTGCGAAGGACGCGATGTGGATCGACGGGCAGAACGATGTGCCCTTGGAGATCTCAATGGTTCGCAGCTCCCCGGCCCACGGGTACACGCTGCCGAAGATCCGCCGGTGGAACGCTTGCAGGTGTGCGAGGTCGTAGCTGCCAGGCAGCGGCTCGGCGTCCAGGATGGCGAGTTCCACGGCGGCGATGTCCGCTTCGGCCTCGGAGAGCTCGGTTGCGTCTGTGATGCCGAGACTGTTTCGAAGGACACCGTTGGGCTCGCTGTAGGGGTCGGTCACTCAGCGGCCTTACGGGTGTAGCGGGCGAGGGTGCGGGCGCGCAAGGCTGCGGCGTCGAGTTCTCCGCGGGCGTAGGCGTCGAGGCCGGCGGTGGTGTCTGCGCTGACGCGCAGCCCCTCGGCCTCAGTGGAGCCGATGGCGGAGGCGACCGCCACTCGGCGACGTTGGGCTTGCTCGTTCTGTTCGCGTCGTCGGTAGTCCTCTAGAGATGCGGCGTCCACGCGGCGGTGGGTGCCGACCCTGCGAAAGTCGATCACGCCCTTGTCGAGCAGCTTGACCAGGTGCGGCCGGGAGACGCCGAGGGTCTTCGCTGCCTGGATAGTGGACAGCTCCGTACTCTTGGCGATTACCTCGACGGTGCGGCCGGAGGTAATGAGCGCCATGGTCTCCATGAGGACCGTCAGGGCTTCACGTGGCACCTCCATGGTGACCTTGCCCGCTTCGGCGACGGTGATGTGGAACGTCTCGGCACTGCTGGTGAGGGCGTCACGTAGGCACGGCACGGCCTCCTCGACGCTGCGTTTGCGCTGCTCCTTCCGCGTCCGCTGCGCCTGGGTCCCACGCAGTGTGGGCGGGTTCTCGGTGGGGCGCTTGCGCGGCACCTTCTTCCGAGAGCGGGAGGTCTCGATCTCGTGGCTGAAGGTCGTCGTACTGTCGTCGGTGGGGTGCTTCTTCTGCTTGGCCGGTTTCTGTTCCTGGCGGGTCACGGGCACAGGTGCGTCCTCAGCTTTGAGTGGCTGCTATCACCCTCAACCATATGAAACAAGTGAACCAAGTGCAATATGTGTAACTACTTGAAGTGACGGCGCTGCCCCTTGCTGCACCGGAGGGCAGCAGTCCGAGCCTTGTCTCGCAGGTCGTACGGCCGCAGTGCCATGGACCGTCCGCGCCCGGGTACGGGGCCAGGGTCTTCGCCCCAGCCTCGCGCATCCGCTCGGTGGCCTGGTTCGGATTGATTGAGGCGAGGCGGCATCCCAGCTCCGTACTGACTGGCGGCTCGCTCCGCCAGCAGCGTAGAAGTGGTCACGGACATCGAGGCCAAGTCGTGTACTGCCAACAGTTGGAGCTCGCTGTGGTCACCGCGATCCTGGTCCTGCCGAGACCTGTGGACGCAGCGAATTCGAGTAGGGCCAGCAATGGGCGAGGGCTCCACGTCCTTCGGGCGCACGTTCGCCTCCCTCACGCCTGAAGCCTCCCGACCGAATATCCCCGAGAAGTCCCAGCGGCCGCATCGGGCCCTCCGCCTTACGTAAAGTACCTGGTCAGGCGGGTCGGGGTGTGGCCGTGGCCAGGGTTGACCCAAAGTGGGCGTATAGCCCGACTCGTCTGCCGCCACCTGCGGCTTTGCCTGGGAAAAGGGTCTCTGATCTGGGGCGGCGGCTCTTTCTGATCTTTCGGGGGCTTGCCGTGTCTGACGGCGGAAAGCCCTTAGAAAGTCCCTCGGACAGAGTTGAAAGCAGTCCTGGCGGCCATGGATCACGGCATCGAGCAGCGGCTCGCCATCACTCCTGAAACGGCTGGCAACGTGTACAGCGGGGGTGGCATATCTGTGCCGCCCACCCTCGCTGACGCGCCGGCCACGTTCCGGAGCAGTGTCCTGGCCCAGGAGGCCTTCGGTGCCGAGGTGGTCCAGCACTACGCCCATCTCGCCCAGAGGGAAGTCGGCCATGCCCGGCGCCAGGTGACCGGTGCCGAACGGCAGCGATGGTTCTCGCGAGCCTGACGAGCCCTCCCGGAAGGGGCCGACAGCAGTGAGCATCCGGCATGCGCGTGTACCGGCGCCCGTGCTCCTGACCTCAGCACGACTGGCGGATCGCCCGGCGGGTCGCGGACGGTCAGGAACGCGGCGGCGAAGGCGCCGGACGAGTTGGAGCAGTGCAGGGGGCGGTACCGCCCCGTCACGCGTTCTGCGCGATCTCCCTGGCCAGGGCTGACAGCCGGTGCGCCTCGGGCAGGGCGTCCGCCTTCGTCAGGGGGCAGCGCACCGGGTGAGCGTTGTCCCGCTGGACGTCGCGCGCGTAGGCGAAGCGGCAGCCGTCCGCGGCGTCGATCGGCACGCGGAAGTCCAGGTAGCCGCGGTCGGGGCGGACGTAGCAGTACGCACCCACCTTGCGGGGGCCGGGGACGTAGAGCTTGACGTAGCTCGTCTTGTCGGTGCCCAGTTCGGCGACGGCTCCGTGCTCGTGGACCTCCGTCTCCACGAAGGAGACGAAATGGTCGAGCTGCTGGGCGGGAGCCCGGGTACGCAGCAGGTCGAGCACGGCCGGATCCAGTGCGGGCCCGCCGCGGTCCGCACCGGACCTGGCCGTGCTGCGCAGGGTGATGTCGGCGCCCTGGGCCGCCAGCGCCTGAATCAGCGCGGGCATATCCGCCGGGTCGGCCTCGATGGTCACTTTGATCACTGCGATTCCCCTTCACTCTGCAAGCCCACGCGGGCGAACGCCCCGACGGAGAGCAGCATAGTGAAAGTACCCGAGATGCTGTCAACTGCTTTCTGCCTACTGTTCACCTTCTTTCTGCTTACTGTCGACTTCCAGCTCCGCCAGGGCCGCACGCGCGCCCTCGGCGGTGTGGGTGTTCCTGGCGCCGTGGAGGCCGGACGTGTAGAAGCGCCGGGCCTGCGTCAGCCGTCCGAGGTCACGCAGGCAGTCACCGATGGTGAGGTAGGTGTCGGGACGGTACGTGGTCTCGTCGGTACGGCCGAGAAGGACGAGAGCCCGCCGGGCGTACGAGAGCCCGTACGCCGGTCTGCCGCGCAGCCGGGCCAGGCCGGCGAGGCGCCTGAGGCACTGGGCCTGTGCCGCGACACGCTCCAGTTCCCGGTTCAGTTCGAGGGCCGTGCGGGTGTGTTCCTCCGCGATCTCCAGGGCGCCCATGCGTTCCGCGCAGACCCCCAGATGCTGGTGGGACCGGGCCATCTCCTCGGTTGCGTCACGGGCGGTGGCCGAGCGCAGGGCGGCGTCGAACTCGGCGTGCGCCGCCTCGTAGTTCTCGGTGAGCACGTACAGGGTGCCGATCTGGTTGCGCAGTTCCTCAGCCTGCGCCACGTCACCCGTGCGCTCGCAGAGACCGAGTGCCGAGCGGCAGTGCGCCATGGCGGTGTCCAGATCCCCGTCGTCCTCCGCCAGGAAGGCCAGGCTCCGGTGACAGGCGCTGACCGCGCCGAGATCCTCGAGCCGCGTGAAGATCTCCTGTGCCTCCTCGAAGCCGGCTCTGGCCTCTGCCGGGCGTCCGCTGTCGGCGTTTAGCATGGACAGCTGGTACAGAGCGGCGGCGGCGTCCCGTTCCAGCCCCAACTCGTGGAAGGCCGTACGGGCCCGGCTGTATCGGGCCCTGGCGATGCGGTGATCGCCCTGTTCGTGCTCGACGGATCCGAGCTGGTGCTCGGCGTAGGCGATACCCAGCCGGTCGCCGGCGGCCGTGCTGACGGATAGCGCCCGTTCCAGGTGTTCGCGTGCCTCCTTCATGTCGCCCCGGTCCCGGGCGATGAGACCGAGCTGGCGGTGGACGATGGCCTCCGACTCCGTGCCCGGTTCGCTCCACTCCAGCATCCGCCGGCACAGCGCCCGCTCGGTCGTCCAGCGGCCCCTCGCGTGCAGCACGCCGCACAGGCGGCGGCCCAGCACTCCCGCCTCCCGGTGCAACTGGACGGCGACGAGATGGTGCAGGGACTCGAACGCCGCGTCGATGCGTACCGGTTCGGGCAGGCCGGTGTCGGAGAAGATCTCCTCCGTGTACGCGGCCGCACGGCGGTGGGCGTCGTGTGCGGCCCGCGGATCGAGGCGGTCCAGTTCGGCCGCGGTCCAGCGGTGGACGCTCCACAACGGCGCACCGGCCGGACCCGTGCCGTCCTCGGCCAGCAGCCCGGAGGCGGCCAGCGCGTCGAGACGTGCGCGCGTGCCCTCCGTGTCTCCCGTACCCTCCGTGCTCTCCGTGTCTCCCGTGCCTCCCGAGCCCTCCGCGTCCCCCGAGCCGGTGAACGCCGAGGCCGGGACGGGCACACGGTGCACCGCCGCGCGGTGCAGCAGGGCGCGGCTCGTCGGGTCCAGGCTGGACAGCAGGTCGCCGAGCAGTGTGTCGGCGGCCGTGAGGCTCAGTGCCTCCCGCAGGGCGGGGCGCACCTGCCCCCGCACGCGGGCGCGCGCGGCGTCGAGGCCACCGTTGAGCCGGCCGACACGGGCCACCAGGTCGTCCGTCGGCCGGCCGGCGCCCAGGAGCGCCTCCAGATAGGCGTACGTACGAGGATGGCCGCCGACGACCTGGCGGATCTCCTGCCACTTCGTCCGGGGGAGCTTGCGCGACAGGGGCAGCCGCAGTCGCATCAGATCGGTCTCGTCCGGGGTGAGCGGAGGAAGCGGAAGCCGGCGAAGACGCCGGGAGGCGGGTCCGGCTGTCGTCGGGAGGGGATGACGGGAGACGATCACCAGGGACGCGCCCGTCAGCAGGGTGGTCCACGCGGTGAGGAAGTCCGCCAGTTCGGGGTCGGTGAAACGGGTCCGGCCCTCCGGGTCACGGGTCAGGTTGGCCTCGAAGTCGTCCAGCACCACGGTCAGCGACCGGGTGGACCCGGCCGCCGTGGGGCGAGCCTCCGCCGCCGCCCCGGCGTGCGCGTCGGTTCCGGTGAGGTGTGCGAGGGCGGCCAGGCGCCCGGACCAGGGCTGCTCCGCGTCCACCAGTTCGAACATCCGCGGGTCGTCCGTCTCCCCGGCGAGCGCGTCCGCCGCGCCGCGCAGGATCTCGTCGGGGCCGACCGGGCCTTTGAGCAGCACGGGCGGAGCCGAGGAAGCCCGCAGACGCAGCAACTCGCCGACGAACGCGGTCTTCCCGACCCCGCCCACTCCGTGCACGACGAGCCCGGTGCCGTCGTCGGCCAGGGTGTTCAGGGCTACGCGCAGCTGTGCCCGGCGGCCCACGAACGAGCCGAGCGGCAGGGCGAGGGGCACCTCGGGCGAGGCGGCCCCCGTCGAGGCATCCCCGCGGTCGGGCTCCACCGCCTGGGTACGGGGCCCGGCGAAAAGAAGGGGCACGTGCCATTCCGGCAGCCAGTCGTTCCCGGCGCGCCTGAGGCGCTCCTGCTCCGTGCGGGCGTCGTGCAGGGCCTCCCACAGGGGCCGGCCGGCGGCCAGGGCGGCGTACATGTCGGCCATGAGCGCGCCCGCGTACGTGTCCCGGACCGGTGCCGACATGGCGACGACCGCCGGCACACCGGACTGGGTGAGGCTCTGAGCCAGTCCGGGTAGAAACCTGCTGTGGTGCGCCGGTTCCGGCCCGGTGGCGGAGCGGCTCACCGACGATGCCGTCGAGCAGCCGGCCAGGACCACCGCAGGGACACCGTGGGCGGCGCACAGGGCACGCCACAGGGCGTCGGCGGTCACCGGATCGCGGTCACCGGCCTCGTCCTCCAGCAGGAGTTCACCGGGCCTCGCGTGGCAGACGATGTGCACGACGTCGGCGGGTTTCTCCGCCAGGGCGGCGCTGAGTGCGGTGAGGCTGCCGGAGCTGAGCACCCGCAGCTCCGCCCGGCCCGGGACCCGGGACACGGCAGCCGCCAGCCGCGCCGTCTCCGCGTCCAGGTCGAGCAGGGGCTCCCTGCGGCCGGGGGCCTTGCGGGGCCCGGCGAGCAGGACGAGCAGCCGCAACGGCCGGTCCGGTCCGCCAAGGGATGTGGGCGCGTGGTGGTCGCCGAAGCTGCGGTAGGGCCGGATGGTCGGATGGAGCGCCAGGGGTGCCGACTGGCCGGGCAGGGTCAGTGCCTCCCACGGCAGGCCGTCGAGCCGGCCCTGCTCCGCCTCGATGACGAGCGGCAGGCCGTGCTCCTTCGCCGCCTCGCCCTGCGACGCCGTGGCGAGGGCGCGGACCGCTCGGGCGCCCACCGCCTCGGCGAGCAGACCTCCCAGACGCCGCATCAGCTGCGGTGGTGGGACGCCGGTCGTGCGGGGGCGGGCGCCCCGGCCGGCGGCCTCGTACGCCCGGTGCAGTGCCTGGACGGTCTCCGCCAGTGCGAAGGACACGTCTGCTCCGGGACCTTCGGCGACGGTTTGCGTACCAGCGCTGAGGGTGACGGCGGCATGCCGGATCCGCAGCCTCCAGTGCGCTGGGCCGGGGTGTGCAGCCGGCGCCGCTTCATCGGGCACAGGGATCCTCCTGCGCGTGGACGGTTTTCGGGGTGGTGGCGGCGCCCGCCTCGCAGACGTACACGACGGTCGGTTTCTCCTTCGCGTCGAGTGGCGCGGTGACGTAGAGGACGGCACCGGTGAGGACCAGCAGGGAGGCCAGCAGGGTGTCCCGCCGGGCCCGCTTCAGGGACTGCCGCACCTGCCAGGCGTGGATCCAGGCGAGCAGCCGCTGCTGCAGGCGCTGGATCAGCAGCGCGTTCCGCCGGGCCACGGCTGCCTCGTGGGCCAGAAGACGCTCTCGCGCGGGATCGCTCTCACGGGCCAGCAGGGCTTCGAGGCGGGCCGCCACGGTCAGCCGCAGACGGCGCTCGCGCCGCAGGGTGGCCGGGTCGGTGGCGTGAGGGCCGTAGAAGTCGGCGGGTGATCGGTCGATCAGCTTCCGCAGCCCGTCCAGTTCCGGCGCGCCGAGATCGTCGAACGTCGCCGTCCGGGGGCTGAGCACCTCGCTGGCGCGCCACACCACCCAGGCGACCCCCGCGACGGCCAGCAGCATGCCGCCGGCCGCCGCGACCACGTCTCCCGCGTCGTCCAGGTCCTTGGCGACGACGAGTGGCCCGCCCGCCAGCACCAGAGCGCCGACTCCCGCCGCTGCCGCGGTGATCCAGCGCGCCGTGGCGCGCATGTCGGCGACGGAGGCCCGCAGATCGGCGAGAACGGGGTCGGGGACAGGGTCGCCGGCCTGCGGCTCGGCCGGGGTGCTCATCCCGGGAGGGGAGGGTGGTCGTCCGGTCCGGGGAAGTCCTCGTCGTCGCCGCGCAGGTCGGGCGGCGCCTGGTCGTCGGGGAGTTCTTCGTGCCGCACCCATGCGGTGCCGTTGAAGTACTCCACGTTCGGGCCGTAGAACCGGATGTCGCCCTCTTCGGGCTGCTGTGGTGGTGAACCCATGACGGGATTATCCGCAGAGTTGGGGTCAGTTGGCATCGAATGTGCTCAACTGGTGCTGTGTCGACGCCTATTGCCAGCGCTTGCTGTCGTCGCTTGTCGCCGTCGCCGAATCCCCGTCCCCTTCGTCGAAGGACTCCGCCGTGTACGACTTGACGCTCAGCACGCACGCCCGGGGTACCGTGATCGAGAGCCTGCACGGTCTGGTCGGGGCTTCCGGCCTCGTCACCACGGTGCAGACGACGGTCGGCCTGAACGACACGATCGGATCGATCATCGAGGCGGCTCCGCGTCTGTCGGAGGACCACGAGGTCAAGGCCAACGGGCTGATCGTGAGCCGCGTCGGGATGTACCGCATCGTCTGGGGCGTCGTCAGCCACCCCGACGGAAGCCTGGCGGTTCTCACCCCGATGCCTGCCTACGAGGGCCAGCCCTCCGACTGGATCCGCCACTACATGCGCGAGGTACTCGATCCCGTCATGGCTCTCTCCGGCCGCGGCCACCGCACCGGTGGAGGCGGCAACGGCACGGTGACCGACCCGGAGTTCGCGCGGGCGTTCAGGGAGGCATACGTCTGACCCGGAGCCCGCGAGCAGGGGAATATCCTGTTTTCCCGTCCTTCACCGCCTCTTTTCACGGTCCGGCCAGCCACTAGGATCTGCGTCGAGGGTCCGATCACGGGGAACGGTCGCCCTCGCGGGACACGACGAGCGGGGAACAGGCATGCGGGAAGGCCGGTGGGTCACGGTCACCGAGTCCGAGTTCGATCACGAACGCCGCGGCCTGGAGGCGATCCGGGAGAAGCTCCCGGACTCCGACCCCTGGCGTGCCTGGTCGAACTTCACCTTCACCGCGAACACCGGCCACGTCCGCGAGGTCGACCTGCTCGTCGTGGCCCCCGGCGGCGTCTGCATGATCGAGCTGAAGGACTGGCACGGCTCGGTCACCTCCGAGAACGGCACCTGGGTGCAGACCACGCCCGGCGGCCGCCGCCGTACGCACGGCAACCCGCTGCACCTGGTCAACCGCAAGGCCAAGGAACTGGCCGGCCTGCTCGCGCTGCCCGGCAACAAGCGGGTCTGGGTCGCCGAGGCCGTCTGCTTCACCGACAACGGCCTCCGCGTACGGCTGCCCGCCCACGACCAGAACGGCGTCTACACCGTCCCCCAGCTGGTCGAGATGCTCAAGCAGCCCCCACGTGACGAGCGGCGCCGCGTCACGGCGATCGGCTCGCGCGAGATCGAGGCGGCCCTCAAGAACATCGGCATCCGCAAGAGCGACGCGCAGTACAAGGTCGGCCCGTACGAGCTGCAGCGGAAGTCCTTCGACTCCGGGCCCACCTGGGCCGACTACCTCGCCCGCCACAGCGACCTGCCCGAGGCCGCCCGCGTCCGCATCTACCTCAGCGAGCGCGGCTCCGACGCCTCCCTGCGCCAGTCCGTCGAGAACGCCGCCCGCCGCGAGGCCGCGGTGCTGGGCCGGTTCAAGCACCCGGGCGCCGTCCAGCTCAAGCAGTACTTCCCCTCCGGGCACACCGCCGGTCCCGCGCTGATCTTCGACTACCACCCGGACACGTTGAAGCTGGACGAGTACCTGGTCCAGTACGGCGAGAAGCTGGACATCCTCGGCCGGATGGCGCTGGTCCGCCAGCTCGCCGAGACGATGCGCTCCGCGCACGCCAGCCGCATCCACCACCGGGCGCTCGCCGCCCGC
The DNA window shown above is from Streptomyces akebiae and carries:
- a CDS encoding CHAT domain-containing protein; translation: MSFALAETVQALHRAYEAAGRGARPRTTGVPPPQLMRRLGGLLAEAVGARAVRALATASQGEAAKEHGLPLVIEAEQGRLDGLPWEALTLPGQSAPLALHPTIRPYRSFGDHHAPTSLGGPDRPLRLLVLLAGPRKAPGRREPLLDLDAETARLAAAVSRVPGRAELRVLSSGSLTALSAALAEKPADVVHIVCHARPGELLLEDEAGDRDPVTADALWRALCAAHGVPAVVLAGCSTASSVSRSATGPEPAHHSRFLPGLAQSLTQSGVPAVVAMSAPVRDTYAGALMADMYAALAAGRPLWEALHDARTEQERLRRAGNDWLPEWHVPLLFAGPRTQAVEPDRGDASTGAASPEVPLALPLGSFVGRRAQLRVALNTLADDGTGLVVHGVGGVGKTAFVGELLRLRASSAPPVLLKGPVGPDEILRGAADALAGETDDPRMFELVDAEQPWSGRLAALAHLTGTDAHAGAAAEARPTAAGSTRSLTVVLDDFEANLTRDPEGRTRFTDPELADFLTAWTTLLTGASLVIVSRHPLPTTAGPASRRLRRLPLPPLTPDETDLMRLRLPLSRKLPRTKWQEIRQVVGGHPRTYAYLEALLGAGRPTDDLVARVGRLNGGLDAARARVRGQVRPALREALSLTAADTLLGDLLSSLDPTSRALLHRAAVHRVPVPASAFTGSGDAEGSGGTGDTESTEGTGDTEGTRARLDALAASGLLAEDGTGPAGAPLWSVHRWTAAELDRLDPRAAHDAHRRAAAYTEEIFSDTGLPEPVRIDAAFESLHHLVAVQLHREAGVLGRRLCGVLHARGRWTTERALCRRMLEWSEPGTESEAIVHRQLGLIARDRGDMKEAREHLERALSVSTAAGDRLGIAYAEHQLGSVEHEQGDHRIARARYSRARTAFHELGLERDAAAALYQLSMLNADSGRPAEARAGFEEAQEIFTRLEDLGAVSACHRSLAFLAEDDGDLDTAMAHCRSALGLCERTGDVAQAEELRNQIGTLYVLTENYEAAHAEFDAALRSATARDATEEMARSHQHLGVCAERMGALEIAEEHTRTALELNRELERVAAQAQCLRRLAGLARLRGRPAYGLSYARRALVLLGRTDETTYRPDTYLTIGDCLRDLGRLTQARRFYTSGLHGARNTHTAEGARAALAELEVDSKQKEGEQ